The following are from one region of the Tachysurus fulvidraco isolate hzauxx_2018 chromosome 24, HZAU_PFXX_2.0, whole genome shotgun sequence genome:
- the tfap2e gene encoding transcription factor AP-2-epsilon isoform X2: MLVHTYSAMERSDGISGSSPRLSQLCSLNQTAYSAAPPLCHTPASDFQPPYFPPPYPQASLSYSQAQDSGYPHLADPYQSISSLHQHQQAAWHPPRGRNPEDAGVLSQPHRALSLEPRREYPGVPRLLHALGEGAGAGALGDAPLSLHASQHGNEDLQGMEETSSLGILDHSVIKKVPVPSKLNGSALSVLSFGKDGLGLGGVSNPAEVFCSVPGRLSLLSSTSKYKVTVGEVQRRLSPPECLNASLLGGVLRRAKSKNGGRCLRERLEKIGLNLPAGRRKAANVTLLTALVEGEAVHLARDFGYVCETEFPARATAEYLCRQSDPDHLPTRRSMLLATKEICKEFVDLMSQDRSPLGASRPTPCLEPGVQGSLTHFSLLTHGFGTPAICAALCAFQSYLLEALKLLDKAEGGGKSHQEKDLKHCK; encoded by the exons ATGTTAGTGCACACCTACTCAGCGATG GAGCGCTCTGATGGGATCTCGGGCTCCTCACCGAGACTGTCTCAGCTCTGCTCTCTGAATCAGACGGCTTACTCTGCGGCTCCTCCGCTGTGCCACACTCCGGCCTCGGACTTCCAGCCGCCGTACTTCCCTCCTCCTTATCCACAGGCGTCGCTTTCCTACTCGCAGGCACAAGACTCGGGATACCCGCACCTGGCCGACCCGTACCAGTCCATCAGCTCCCTGCATCAGCACCAGCAGGCCGCCTGGCACCCCCCGCGGGGCCGCAACCCGGAGGACGCGGGAGTCCTATCACAGCCACACCGTGCACTGAGCCTCGAGCCCCGGCGTGAATATCCCGGTGTTCCCCGGCTTCTCCATGCGCTTGGTGAGGGAGCAGGAGCGGGAGCGCTTGGAGATGCGCCGCTCAGCCTGCACGCATCACAGCACGGCAATGAGGATCTGCAG ggTATGGAGGAAACATCATCCCTGGGAATCTTGGATCACTCTGTTATCAAGAAAG TTCCAGTCCCTTCCAAGTTGAACGGCtctgctctgtctgtcttgtcctttGGTAAAGACGGTTTGGGTCTCGGCGGTGTGTCCAACCCAGCTGAGGTCTTCTGCTCGGTTCCTGGACGCCTGTCTCTCCTCAGCTCTACGTCCAAGTACAAGGTGACAGTGGGAGAGGTCCAGAGGAGACTGTCTCCTCCTGAGTGTCTCAACGCCTCGCTGTTAGGAGGAGTGCTGCGGAG AGCAAAGTCAAAGAACGGCGGCCGCTGCCTCCGTGAGCGTCTGGAGAAGATCGGTCTCAACCTTCCTGCCGGTCGCCGCAAGGCAGCTAATgtcacactcctcacagccctAGTGgaag GTGAGGCAGTCCACCTGGCACGAGACTTTGGTTATGTGTGCGAGACAGAGTTCCCAGCGAGGGCGACTGCAGAGTACTTATGTAGGCAGAGTGATCCAGACCACCTCCCCACACGGAGAAGCATGCTGCTGGCCACCAA GGAGATCTGCAAAGAGTTTGTTGACCTCATGTCCCAGGACAGGTCACCGCTGGGTGCAAGTCGACCCACACCGTGCCTGGAGCCCGGGGTTCAAGGCAGCTTGACTCACTTCAGCCTGCTCACCCATGGCTTTGGCACTCCAGCCATTTGCGCTGCCCTCTGCGCCTTCCAGAGCTACCTGCTGGAAGCCCTCAAACTGCTGGACAAAGCAGAGGGAGGCGGCAAGAGCCACCAGGAGAAAGACCTGAAACACTGCAAATGA
- the psmb2 gene encoding proteasome subunit beta type-2, whose amino-acid sequence MEYLIGIQGPDFVLVAADNVAASSIIKMKQDYDKMFKLSEKILLLCVGEAGDTVQFAEYIQKNVQLYKMRNGYELSPTAAANFTRKNLADYLRSRTPYHVNLLLAGYDQTDGPALYYMDYMSSLAKAPFAAHGYGAFLTLSIMDRYYRPDLTREEALDLLKKCVEELNKRFILNLPSFTVRLIDKDGIHDMEKLSVGTK is encoded by the exons ATGGAATATTTGATTGGTATTCAGGGTCCGGACTTTGTCTTGGTTGCTGCTGATAATGTGGCTGCCAGCAGCATCATCAAAATGAAACAAG ACTACGACAAAATGTTCAAACTGAGTGAGAAAATCCTGTTGCTGTGTGTCGGGGAAGCTGGAGATACTGTACAGTTTGCAGAATACATTCAGAAAAATGTCCAGCTCTACAAAATGAGAAATG GATATGAGCTCAGTCCGACGGCTGCTGCGAACTTCACCAGGAAGAACCTAGCAGATTATCTGCGCAGTAGG ACTCCGTACCACGTGAACCTGCTTTTGGCAGGTTATGATCAGACCGACGGTCCTGCTCTGTACTATATGGACTACATGTCATCACTGGCTAAAGCCCCATTCGCAGCACACGGATATGGAGCTTTCCTTACTCTGTCCATCATGGACCGATACTACAGGCCAG ATCTGACACGTGAAGAGGCACTAGACCTTCTGAAGAAGTGCGTAGAAGAG CTCAACAAGCGCTTTATCCTGAACTTGCCGTCTTTCACCGTTCGCTTGATTGACAAGGATGGCATTCACGACATGGAGAAGCTTTCCGTGGGGACAAAGTGA
- the tfap2e gene encoding transcription factor AP-2-epsilon isoform X1, translating to MLRLTSRKQEIRLLLLALTTTKPFLKAGEPALFSPVLYDLGHNPWFKQVFLVSPLFYSVSLCSTLRPFRCPVFFVFIKVLSVAFLFSHTAQPAAPNLHFSVFKSISNMLWKSRTKSDPYCVQERSDGISGSSPRLSQLCSLNQTAYSAAPPLCHTPASDFQPPYFPPPYPQASLSYSQAQDSGYPHLADPYQSISSLHQHQQAAWHPPRGRNPEDAGVLSQPHRALSLEPRREYPGVPRLLHALGEGAGAGALGDAPLSLHASQHGNEDLQGMEETSSLGILDHSVIKKVPVPSKLNGSALSVLSFGKDGLGLGGVSNPAEVFCSVPGRLSLLSSTSKYKVTVGEVQRRLSPPECLNASLLGGVLRRAKSKNGGRCLRERLEKIGLNLPAGRRKAANVTLLTALVEGEAVHLARDFGYVCETEFPARATAEYLCRQSDPDHLPTRRSMLLATKEICKEFVDLMSQDRSPLGASRPTPCLEPGVQGSLTHFSLLTHGFGTPAICAALCAFQSYLLEALKLLDKAEGGGKSHQEKDLKHCK from the exons atgttacgGCTGACATCACGTAAACAAGAAATAAGGCTGTTACTCCTtgcattaacaacaacaaaaccctTTTTAAAAGCTGGAGAACCCGCACTATTTAGTCCTGTGCTATACGATTTGGGACACAACCCATGGTTTAAGCAGGTGTTTCTTGTGTCCCCACTTTTTTACTCCGTGTCACTCTGTTCCACCCTCCGCCCCTTTCGTTGTCCCGTCTTCTTTGTGTTCATAAAAGTCCTGAGTGTCGCCTTTCTTTtctcacacactgcacaaccTGCAGCTCCAAACCTTCACTTCAGTGTCTTCAAATCAATAAGCAACATGCTGTGGAAATCAAGGACAAAGTCGGATCCCTACTGCGTACAA GAGCGCTCTGATGGGATCTCGGGCTCCTCACCGAGACTGTCTCAGCTCTGCTCTCTGAATCAGACGGCTTACTCTGCGGCTCCTCCGCTGTGCCACACTCCGGCCTCGGACTTCCAGCCGCCGTACTTCCCTCCTCCTTATCCACAGGCGTCGCTTTCCTACTCGCAGGCACAAGACTCGGGATACCCGCACCTGGCCGACCCGTACCAGTCCATCAGCTCCCTGCATCAGCACCAGCAGGCCGCCTGGCACCCCCCGCGGGGCCGCAACCCGGAGGACGCGGGAGTCCTATCACAGCCACACCGTGCACTGAGCCTCGAGCCCCGGCGTGAATATCCCGGTGTTCCCCGGCTTCTCCATGCGCTTGGTGAGGGAGCAGGAGCGGGAGCGCTTGGAGATGCGCCGCTCAGCCTGCACGCATCACAGCACGGCAATGAGGATCTGCAG ggTATGGAGGAAACATCATCCCTGGGAATCTTGGATCACTCTGTTATCAAGAAAG TTCCAGTCCCTTCCAAGTTGAACGGCtctgctctgtctgtcttgtcctttGGTAAAGACGGTTTGGGTCTCGGCGGTGTGTCCAACCCAGCTGAGGTCTTCTGCTCGGTTCCTGGACGCCTGTCTCTCCTCAGCTCTACGTCCAAGTACAAGGTGACAGTGGGAGAGGTCCAGAGGAGACTGTCTCCTCCTGAGTGTCTCAACGCCTCGCTGTTAGGAGGAGTGCTGCGGAG AGCAAAGTCAAAGAACGGCGGCCGCTGCCTCCGTGAGCGTCTGGAGAAGATCGGTCTCAACCTTCCTGCCGGTCGCCGCAAGGCAGCTAATgtcacactcctcacagccctAGTGgaag GTGAGGCAGTCCACCTGGCACGAGACTTTGGTTATGTGTGCGAGACAGAGTTCCCAGCGAGGGCGACTGCAGAGTACTTATGTAGGCAGAGTGATCCAGACCACCTCCCCACACGGAGAAGCATGCTGCTGGCCACCAA GGAGATCTGCAAAGAGTTTGTTGACCTCATGTCCCAGGACAGGTCACCGCTGGGTGCAAGTCGACCCACACCGTGCCTGGAGCCCGGGGTTCAAGGCAGCTTGACTCACTTCAGCCTGCTCACCCATGGCTTTGGCACTCCAGCCATTTGCGCTGCCCTCTGCGCCTTCCAGAGCTACCTGCTGGAAGCCCTCAAACTGCTGGACAAAGCAGAGGGAGGCGGCAAGAGCCACCAGGAGAAAGACCTGAAACACTGCAAATGA